In Dryobates pubescens isolate bDryPub1 chromosome 19, bDryPub1.pri, whole genome shotgun sequence, the following are encoded in one genomic region:
- the RRAD gene encoding GTP-binding protein RAD: MTLNRGDKLRYLDKRRGTMPVSVHQQLHRRSMPVDERDLRASLPQGELSGLVRCTSYNPGEPQRESWASDSSDSITSSGSDSDSSLYKVILLGEHGVGKTSLARIFGGVEDCADAEEAGNTYDRSIVVDGEEASLVVFDIWEQDDSQWLQNHCMKMGDAYIIVYSVTDKVSFEKASELRIQLRRARQTEDIPIILVGNKSDLVRSREVSVDEGRACAVVFDCKFIETSAALHHNVKDLFEGIVRQIRLRKDSKEDNARRMANTKRRESIGKKAKRFLGRIVAKNNKKMAFKAKSKSCHDLSVL, translated from the exons ATGACTCTGAACCGCGGCGACAAGCTGCGCTACCTGGACAAGCGGCGCGGTACTATGCCCGTCTCCGtgcaccagcagctgcaccGCCGGAGCATGCCGGTGGACGAGCGGGACCTGCGGGCCTCCCTGCCGCAGGGTGAGCTCTCCGGCTTGGTTCGCTGCACCTCGTACAACCCCGGCGAGCCGCAGCGGGAGAGCTGGGCCTCCGACTCCTCCGATTCCatcacctcctcgggcagcgaCTCTGACAGCAGCCTCTACAAGGTGATCCTGCTGGGCGAGCACGGCGTCGGCAAGACAAGCCTGGCCCGCATCTTCGGCGGCGTGGAGGACTGCGCGGACGCGGAGGAGGCCG GAAATACATACGACCGATCGATTGTAGTTGACGGAGAAGAAGCTTCTCTCGTGGTGTTTGATATTTGGGAGCAG GATGACAGCCAATGGCTTCAGAACCACTGTATGAAGATGGGAGATGCCTATATCATTGTGTATTCAGTGACAGACAAAGTCAGCTttgaaaaggcctctgagctacGAATCCAGCTCAGAAGAGCAAGGCAAACTGAAGACATTCCTATTATTCTTGTGGGCAACAAAAGTGACCTGGTGAGGTCCCGAGAAGTCTCAGTTGATG AGGGGCGGGCCTGTGCTGTTGTGTTTGACTGCAAGTTCATTgagacctcagctgctcttcatcatAACGTCAAGGACCTGTTTGAAGGGATTGTTCGGCAGATTCGGCTTCGCAAGGACAGTAAAGAAGACAATGCCAGGAGAATGGCCAacacaaagagaagagaaagcataGGCAAGAAGGCAAAGCGCTTCCTTGGGAGGATTGTGGCAAAGAACAACAAGAAGATGGCTTTCAAGGCAAAATCAAAGTCTTGCCATGACTTGTCTGTGCTTTAG